The Pelorhabdus rhamnosifermentans genome includes a window with the following:
- the uppP gene encoding undecaprenyl-diphosphatase UppP, whose translation MLWFIAIILGIVQGLGEFLPISSSAHLIIVRWLFGWDSVIAQVGGNIDIALDVALHVGTLLAVLIYFFQDWLELVVHGLTKGLKTKEGKMFWYLVVATIPGGVVGLLFESAIDKFIRSQPLIIAAGLAIMGVILYYVDKNSFQRINYENINFKQALFIGVSQALALIPGVSRSGITMTTGRLLGFSREAAAKFSFLLSTPIIAGAALKHTPEIIHHVTSPLFLVGTVTSAVVGFICISVLLKYLQRNSFAVFAVYRFALAVLIVVVYFVRGS comes from the coding sequence ATGTTGTGGTTTATTGCAATCATTTTAGGAATTGTGCAAGGGTTGGGTGAATTTTTACCTATATCCAGTTCAGCACATTTAATCATTGTGCGCTGGCTTTTTGGCTGGGATTCTGTAATCGCTCAAGTAGGCGGAAATATTGATATCGCTCTTGATGTGGCATTGCATGTGGGAACGCTGTTAGCAGTCCTTATTTACTTTTTTCAAGATTGGTTAGAGCTTGTTGTACATGGCTTAACAAAAGGATTGAAAACGAAAGAGGGGAAAATGTTCTGGTATCTGGTTGTAGCCACAATTCCTGGTGGTGTTGTAGGACTACTCTTTGAGTCAGCCATAGACAAATTCATTCGTTCTCAGCCTCTCATCATTGCTGCTGGTCTCGCCATCATGGGTGTCATCCTTTACTATGTGGATAAGAATTCATTTCAAAGAATTAACTATGAAAATATAAATTTCAAACAGGCTTTGTTTATTGGTGTTTCACAGGCGCTCGCGCTGATTCCAGGTGTCTCGCGGTCGGGTATTACCATGACAACAGGTCGTCTGTTGGGATTTTCGAGAGAAGCGGCAGCTAAGTTTTCCTTTTTGCTATCAACACCGATCATTGCAGGTGCAGCGTTAAAACATACTCCAGAAATTATTCATCATGTTACCAGTCCCTTATTTTTGGTGGGCACAGTCACATCAGCAGTAGTAGGATTTATTTGCATAAGCGTTTTACTTAAATATCTCCAAAGAAATAGTTTTGCCGTATTTGCAGTATATAGATTTGCACTGGCAGTACTTATAGTAGTTGTTTACTTTGTCAGAGGTTCATGA
- a CDS encoding tripartite tricarboxylate transporter substrate binding protein translates to MIGGYANAQGETVITPKVEKFPNKPITIIVPFGVGGALDLVARLIETESLKHINQPMIIVNRPGASGSIGWNELVDANPDGYTIGISSSEIFLNPLYSVTKYNYPTALDPIAQIATAPLLMVVRADQPWQNISDLTNYAIQNPGKLKFSHSGIGTQNHILGEAFSKMSNIKMKQVPFQSASKAMAALLGGHVQIAIVNPASANEYLKSGMIKVLAVAGEERMTDPLFANVPTFKEQGLNLVFTGRFGIAAPKDIPTEVKNQLAENLKAIITTPEFKKNIESMGLQYNYLGVEDSKNKWLLDNKMLTEAVYETGIIDLIDAERQ, encoded by the coding sequence ATGATCGGAGGATATGCGAACGCGCAAGGTGAGACTGTCATTACACCTAAAGTAGAAAAATTTCCGAATAAACCCATTACTATAATTGTGCCTTTTGGAGTTGGTGGTGCATTGGATTTAGTAGCTCGACTAATAGAAACCGAATCTTTAAAACATATAAATCAACCCATGATCATTGTTAATAGACCAGGAGCATCTGGTTCCATTGGTTGGAATGAGCTGGTTGACGCAAACCCAGATGGTTATACTATTGGCATTTCAAGTTCTGAAATATTTTTAAACCCACTTTATAGTGTTACCAAATATAATTATCCAACTGCGTTAGATCCAATAGCTCAAATTGCAACCGCACCGCTTCTCATGGTGGTACGAGCTGACCAACCATGGCAAAATATTTCCGATCTTACTAATTACGCAATACAAAATCCAGGAAAACTCAAATTCAGTCATAGTGGAATTGGTACGCAAAATCATATTCTCGGCGAGGCCTTTTCTAAAATGAGTAATATTAAAATGAAGCAAGTACCCTTTCAAAGTGCATCAAAAGCAATGGCAGCCCTATTAGGTGGACATGTTCAAATTGCAATAGTTAATCCAGCTTCAGCCAATGAATATCTCAAAAGCGGAATGATTAAAGTCTTGGCAGTTGCAGGTGAAGAACGCATGACTGATCCACTTTTCGCAAATGTACCTACTTTTAAAGAACAAGGATTAAATCTTGTTTTTACTGGCCGATTTGGAATTGCAGCACCAAAAGATATTCCTACTGAAGTAAAAAATCAATTAGCTGAAAATTTAAAGGCAATCATTACTACTCCTGAATTCAAAAAAAATATCGAATCCATGGGCCTGCAATATAATTATTTAGGCGTTGAAGACTCAAAAAATAAATGGTTACTAGACAACAAAATGTTAACTGAGGCTGTATATGAAACTGGCATTATAGACCTAATCGACGCTGAAAGACAATAG
- the ku gene encoding non-homologous end joining protein Ku, which translates to MPRPIWSGMISFGLVNVPVRLYNATKKKTVRFNQLRKGDGCRIRLKKVCSSDEKDVQQGDIARGYEVSPDRYVVVTDEDMEALAPKASRLIEIGTFVKLEQIDPIYYEQTYYLMPDKGAAKAYTLLLSAMNDTGKVGVARFVLRNKEYLAALRPYQNILSLSVMLFSDEIVSVGEFEEVPEQIELNPKEVNMAKQLVDTLTMEFEPEQYKNEYYYQILDMIEKKAEGEVIESQPAATNNGKVLDLMSALEASMKAIKESNSKTKKKSKLKKEA; encoded by the coding sequence ATGCCAAGACCCATTTGGTCAGGAATGATTAGTTTCGGACTTGTTAATGTTCCGGTTAGACTCTATAATGCCACCAAGAAAAAAACTGTCCGCTTTAATCAACTACGAAAAGGCGACGGCTGCCGGATACGGCTGAAGAAAGTTTGCTCCAGTGACGAGAAGGACGTCCAGCAAGGGGATATAGCCCGTGGTTATGAAGTATCACCGGATCGGTATGTTGTAGTAACAGATGAGGATATGGAAGCATTAGCTCCTAAAGCCTCCCGACTCATTGAAATTGGCACTTTTGTAAAGTTAGAACAAATTGATCCGATTTACTATGAACAGACATACTATCTTATGCCTGATAAGGGCGCCGCTAAGGCGTATACTTTACTACTGTCGGCTATGAATGATACTGGAAAAGTTGGCGTAGCCCGATTTGTTCTGCGAAATAAAGAGTACCTAGCTGCATTACGTCCGTACCAAAACATATTGAGCCTTTCGGTTATGCTATTTTCAGATGAAATTGTTAGCGTTGGTGAATTCGAAGAGGTGCCCGAGCAAATAGAGCTCAACCCCAAAGAAGTGAATATGGCCAAACAGCTAGTCGATACACTTACGATGGAATTTGAGCCAGAGCAGTATAAAAACGAGTATTACTATCAGATTTTGGATATGATTGAGAAAAAAGCAGAAGGAGAAGTAATCGAATCTCAACCTGCCGCTACGAATAATGGCAAAGTCCTTGATCTTATGTCTGCCCTCGAAGCTAGTATGAAAGCCATTAAAGAGAGTAATTCCAAAACCAAGAAAAAATCAAAATTAAAGAAGGAAGCGTAA
- a CDS encoding transposase, with translation MHNAHPDMGYRRIRDELDRYHDIHVNDKRILRIDRALHIQSTIKYKRHGCTRSTVSPEYIAPKYFYFFIVLLTGAHHFNAAGRHFFV, from the coding sequence ATCCACAACGCGCACCCGGATATGGGATACCGGAGAATACGGGACGAGTTGGACAGGTACCACGATATCCATGTAAATGATAAACGTATCCTTCGAATCGACCGCGCTCTTCATATCCAATCAACTATTAAATATAAAAGACACGGATGCACCAGGAGCACGGTATCACCGGAATACATAGCCCCGAAATATTTCTATTTTTTCATTGTCCTCTTGACGGGTGCACACCACTTCAATGCTGCTGGGCGGCATTTTTTTGTTTAG
- a CDS encoding helix-turn-helix domain-containing protein: MPNKGKLAVEEKVRLIESYLSGKIGGIEASRQAGVDYKTIARWVSRYRTEGPTGFLPQEHDRAYSKETKLSAVLDYLSGQGFPAENMRGI; this comes from the coding sequence ATGCCGAACAAAGGAAAGCTGGCGGTAGAAGAAAAAGTACGTCTCATAGAATCATATTTGTCAGGCAAGATCGGAGGCATTGAAGCTAGTCGGCAGGCAGGAGTGGATTACAAGACAATTGCCCGATGGGTCAGTCGGTATAGGACGGAAGGACCAACTGGATTTCTGCCCCAAGAGCATGACCGAGCATACAGCAAGGAAACAAAGCTATCGGCAGTTCTGGATTATCTGTCAGGGCAAGGGTTCCCTGCGGAAAATATGCGAGGAATATAG
- a CDS encoding LamG domain-containing protein, with translation MYEMDQYTVSLLHFDDGIKDESGKVWTAYGGVAVSTDQKIFGNSSLFLDGVDDYLSMPMSSDFSFTGDFTIDAEVFIPSDVIIDSKTTAFGIFQIGNHWNNSQFFEFSITDGFFNVLLYDTNEYLMQMWNPITIAKNVFNHFAVIRKGSQWYAICNGKVVGSVTYNGTFFPSAEVNIGAYLYDGNRQYIKGYIDELRVSKVARWIMSSLNAVADSDRISLSWTTVTDAVGYSVKRSTTPGGPYETIATNITGTSYVDDTVKNGTTYYYVVTYVDCNGHESMNSNEASTTPLESSKALLVVTVIDSSDHDYQLSPTEIDSFVNWFMNHASTDTAGYMLNKKVGTQESKEYLAFEKIISFEIMPLTK, from the coding sequence ATGTATGAAATGGATCAATACACCGTATCGTTATTGCATTTTGATGATGGAATTAAAGATGAAAGTGGTAAGGTATGGACAGCTTATGGGGGCGTTGCGGTAAGTACGGATCAAAAGATATTTGGAAATAGTTCATTGTTTTTAGATGGTGTAGATGATTATTTAAGTATGCCTATGTCAAGTGATTTTTCATTTACTGGAGATTTTACAATTGATGCTGAAGTTTTTATTCCTTCAGATGTAATTATTGATAGTAAGACTACGGCATTTGGAATTTTTCAAATAGGTAACCACTGGAACAATAGTCAGTTTTTTGAGTTCTCAATTACTGATGGTTTTTTTAATGTTCTTTTATATGATACTAATGAGTATCTCATGCAAATGTGGAATCCTATTACTATTGCTAAGAATGTATTTAACCACTTTGCTGTAATTCGTAAAGGATCACAGTGGTACGCTATTTGCAATGGGAAAGTTGTTGGTAGTGTAACTTATAATGGAACTTTTTTTCCTAGTGCAGAAGTCAATATTGGCGCGTATTTATATGATGGTAATAGGCAATATATTAAAGGGTATATTGATGAGCTTCGTGTGTCTAAAGTTGCAAGATGGATAATGTCTTCACTAAATGCTGTAGCGGATAGTGATAGAATATCACTTTCGTGGACAACAGTAACCGACGCGGTTGGATACAGCGTTAAGCGTTCTACAACACCGGGTGGCCCATACGAAACGATTGCTACTAATATAACAGGTACAAGCTATGTCGATGATACTGTAAAGAATGGAACTACTTATTACTATGTAGTTACCTATGTCGATTGCAACGGTCACGAAAGTATGAATTCAAATGAAGCTTCTACAACGCCATTGGAATCCAGCAAAGCATTGTTGGTAGTAACCGTAATTGATTCTAGCGATCATGATTACCAATTATCACCTACTGAAATCGACAGCTTTGTAAACTGGTTTATGAATCATGCAAGCACAGATACTGCTGGGTACATGCTGAATAAGAAAGTGGGCACACAAGAAAGCAAAGAATATTTAGCTTTTGAAAAAATCATCAGCTTCGAGATTATGCCGCTTACAAAATAA
- a CDS encoding phage tail protein, giving the protein MKADMQDSHIRDRVLGYVDYQNKIEKVVLIMARTFACNEEIIVVSKGTEDIGKLAMLGNDGKFDPSVIPAMQSCIPAGVVLHFAAATPPKGWLKADGNAVSRTEYADLFAVVGTTFGTGDGSTTFNLPDLRGEFIRGLDMGRGVDISRELGSSQADGIKKHNHNLKTETGDAGNDGCLADTGIWKKCLANEYAICSDGTHLVMSTFDSGDTETRPQNIALLACIKY; this is encoded by the coding sequence GTGAAAGCCGACATGCAGGATTCACACATTAGAGATAGAGTCCTTGGCTATGTTGATTATCAAAATAAAATTGAAAAGGTCGTGTTAATAATGGCAAGAACATTTGCTTGTAATGAAGAAATTATCGTAGTATCCAAAGGAACAGAAGATATTGGTAAACTGGCCATGCTGGGTAATGATGGTAAATTTGACCCGAGCGTTATTCCGGCAATGCAATCCTGTATACCTGCTGGAGTCGTTCTACATTTTGCAGCGGCAACACCGCCTAAAGGCTGGTTAAAAGCCGACGGAAATGCAGTATCTAGAACTGAATATGCGGATCTTTTCGCTGTAGTTGGGACAACTTTTGGTACTGGTGATGGTAGTACCACATTTAATTTGCCCGATTTGCGTGGTGAGTTTATTCGCGGGCTTGACATGGGGCGAGGGGTAGATATTAGTCGGGAACTAGGTAGTTCACAAGCGGATGGTATTAAGAAACATAATCACAATTTGAAAACAGAAACTGGTGATGCTGGTAATGATGGGTGCTTGGCTGATACTGGAATTTGGAAAAAGTGCTTAGCTAACGAATATGCGATTTGTTCAGATGGTACGCACTTAGTAATGTCAACATTTGATTCTGGCGATACTGAAACTCGTCCTCAGAACATCGCTTTGTTGGCTTGTATCAAATATTAA
- a CDS encoding N-acetylmuramoyl-L-alanine amidase family protein, with product MAKFCIDPGHVGSDSGAVGPPGLMEKDVALAVALQLKGMLEGGGHEVVMTRDSDIDVGYAYDSATVELQARCDISNNAGVDYFVSIHCNAACPEAHGSETWCSDGSERGTALAQIFDSNIVTLGLTDRGVKTTAQERLYVLIHTNAPAVLVETVFISNPEEEQQLVDPAFQAQLAGAIFNGLLQVE from the coding sequence ATGGCTAAATTTTGTATTGATCCGGGACACGTTGGAAGCGATTCAGGAGCCGTAGGCCCGCCAGGGCTGATGGAAAAAGATGTGGCCCTAGCAGTAGCGTTGCAGTTAAAGGGGATGCTTGAGGGGGGTGGTCACGAAGTCGTGATGACACGCGACAGTGATATTGATGTAGGGTATGCCTATGACAGTGCAACGGTAGAACTACAGGCCCGCTGCGACATTAGCAATAATGCAGGTGTTGATTATTTTGTTAGCATTCATTGCAATGCTGCATGTCCTGAAGCACATGGAAGCGAGACTTGGTGCAGCGATGGTAGTGAACGAGGTACTGCGTTAGCTCAGATTTTTGATTCTAACATTGTTACCTTAGGACTGACTGATAGGGGTGTGAAAACAACGGCACAAGAACGTCTGTATGTTTTGATTCACACAAATGCGCCGGCCGTTTTAGTAGAGACCGTATTTATCAGCAATCCGGAAGAAGAGCAGCAGCTTGTCGATCCGGCTTTCCAGGCGCAGCTGGCTGGAGCTATATTTAATGGTTTATTGCAAGTAGAATAA
- a CDS encoding phage holin family protein, with translation MDFENLFRAIQKAGHDLADAWLIKSVFAFIVATLTSVHGTAMVAFVVLVFIDLLTRWIALCYKHLQDCSRDSDLYSCIANIPMAIKAGYINSDAMKHRFVGKIIVYMVLTVMAVNVDKLLFASGETPIILKVVWTYLAATEAMSVLENLRDAGIEQAGSLLVFLRERTTILLDRFKQK, from the coding sequence GTGGATTTTGAAAACTTATTTCGGGCCATACAGAAAGCAGGCCATGATTTGGCTGATGCCTGGCTGATTAAAAGTGTATTTGCGTTTATCGTGGCCACTTTAACCAGTGTGCATGGGACGGCCATGGTTGCTTTCGTGGTCTTAGTATTTATTGACCTCCTGACTAGGTGGATAGCGTTATGTTATAAGCACCTTCAGGATTGCAGTCGGGATAGCGATCTATACAGCTGCATTGCTAATATTCCTATGGCCATTAAGGCTGGCTATATCAACAGTGACGCTATGAAGCATCGTTTTGTTGGCAAGATAATTGTTTACATGGTACTGACCGTTATGGCTGTGAATGTGGATAAGTTACTGTTTGCGAGTGGTGAAACGCCTATTATATTGAAAGTAGTTTGGACGTACTTAGCTGCAACAGAGGCCATGAGTGTTTTAGAAAATTTAAGAGATGCAGGAATTGAGCAGGCTGGCAGCTTGCTCGTTTTTTTGCGGGAGCGCACGACAATTTTACTTGATCGATTCAAACAAAAATAA